The following are encoded in a window of Amaranthus tricolor cultivar Red isolate AtriRed21 chromosome 2, ASM2621246v1, whole genome shotgun sequence genomic DNA:
- the LOC130805250 gene encoding vacuolar iron transporter homolog 2-like encodes MASELSLKQVKPIDTTQEPDKTNGSKPAQWLRAAILGANDGILTVSSLMIGVGAVRPDPGTMALTGLAGLFAGACSMALGELVSVWAQRDAELSQILRDHEAQPGLLGLLAEKKKALPSPFSAAAASAAAFAVGGGVPLLSAAFIRPYRVRLAVVLTTVSLALFAFGWVGAFLGKSPALKSSLRILVGGWVAMGVTFGLTKLVGLTGI; translated from the coding sequence ATGGCTTCCGAACTCTCATTGAAACAAGTCAAGCCTATTGATACAACACAAGAACCCGACAAGACAAACGGGTCGAAGCCCGCCCAATGGCTTCGGGCCGCAATCCTTGGGGCGAATGATGGTATTCTAACCGTGTCCTCTCTCATGATTGGCGTTGGAGCAGTTAGGCCCGACCCGGGAACCATGGCACTAACCGGGCTAGCGGGTTTGTTTGCTGGGGCTTGTAGCATGGCTCTAGGTGAGCTCGTGTCAGTCTGGGCTCAGCGAGATGCAGAGCTCTCACAAATTCTGAGAGATCATGAGGCCCAGCCTGGTTTGTTGGGCCTCTTGGCAGAAAAAAAGAAGGCCCTACCTAGTCCGTTCAGTGCTGCGGCTGCATCAGCCGCAGCATTTGCAGTTGGAGGCGGAGTTCCACTTTTGTCCGCCGCTTTTATAAGACCCTATCGGGTAAGGCTCGCAGTGGTATTAACCACCGTGAGCCTTGCATTGTTCGCTTTCGGATGGGTAGGGGCCTTCTTAGGCAAGTCACCGGCACTCAAATCATCCTTGAGAATCTTGGTAGGAGGATGGGTGGCAATGGGAGTCACTTTTGGGCTAACAAAATTGGTTGGTTTAACAGGAATATAG